The segment GCAGGGCCTCCTGCTCGTGGCCGTCCGGAGGATGCCCGGACGCCCGGATCACCCGCCACCAGGGGAGCCCGTGCCCCGCGTGCGCCATGACCCTGCCCACCCCGCGTGAGGAGCGCGAGCCGAAGGCGGCGGCGACCTGCCCGTACGTCATGACGAAGCCCTCGGGGATGGATTCGACGACGCCGATGACCAGACCCTCGAAGTCGACCGCGTCGTCACCCGGAGCATCGGCCACCCTCCCGGCGCCGCTCAGGACTCGGTGCCCTCGGATTCGTGCGGGTCGGGCAGGATGCGGAGCGCCGCCAGGTGCTCGCCGTAGGGCGTCTCGCGGACGACCTCGAAGCCGATCCGGGTGAAGAAGGCCTCCGGGCCGTCGTCGCCGGGCTCGTACATCACGGTGAGCTGGTCGAACCCGCGGTGGCGGGCTTCGGCGGCCAGGGCGTGC is part of the Frondihabitans sp. 762G35 genome and harbors:
- a CDS encoding MGMT family protein, translated to MADAPGDDAVDFEGLVIGVVESIPEGFVMTYGQVAAAFGSRSSRGVGRVMAHAGHGLPWWRVIRASGHPPDGHEQEALQHYRAENTPLRWSRAGTWRVDLARAAWRG